One window of Alistipes sp. ZOR0009 genomic DNA carries:
- a CDS encoding LytR/AlgR family response regulator transcription factor produces MKEKSIKQTINILEIPAQDSIMAIREKNLTRFINLRDVTHIKSNSYLSIVYTIEGEAFTFSKLLRQFEESLHDYGFVRVNRNSIVNLIHVERYEAGDNPVVFLRGERNLAVSRRRCRLIRSLYLF; encoded by the coding sequence ATGAAAGAAAAAAGCATAAAGCAAACTATTAATATTCTTGAAATTCCTGCGCAAGACAGCATAATGGCTATTCGCGAAAAGAATTTGACAAGATTTATTAATCTAAGAGATGTTACGCACATCAAGAGCAACAGCTACTTGTCAATAGTTTATACGATCGAAGGGGAGGCTTTCACTTTTTCTAAGCTGCTGAGGCAGTTTGAGGAGAGCCTTCATGATTACGGATTTGTGCGGGTAAACAGAAACTCCATCGTCAATTTGATTCACGTAGAGCGGTATGAAGCAGGTGATAACCCGGTTGTATTTTTACGAGGGGAGCGAAATTTAGCGGTTTCTCGTCGTCGCTGCCGCCTTATTCGAAGTTTATACCTTTTTTAA